In Prevotella sp. oral taxon 475, one DNA window encodes the following:
- a CDS encoding ribose-phosphate pyrophosphokinase — MSEQNSFLVFSGTNTRYLAEKICASLGCPLGNLVVTRFSDGEFAVSYEESIRGRDVFLVQSTFPNSDNLMELLLMVDAAKRASARNIIAVIPYFGWARQDRKDKPRVSIGAKLVADLLSTAGINRLITMDLHADQIQGFFDVPVDHLYASGVILPYLQALQLKDLVIASPDVGGSKRANTYAKYLGCPLVLCNKTRARANVVDSMQIIGDVKGKNVVLVDDMVDTAGTIAKAADVMKEAGAESVRACASHCVMSGPASERVQNSMLEEIVFTDSIPYTNRCSKVKQLSVADMFAETIRRVVSNESISSQYLI, encoded by the coding sequence ATGAGTGAACAGAACTCTTTTTTAGTATTTTCAGGCACTAACACTCGTTATCTCGCCGAAAAGATCTGCGCCAGTCTGGGATGTCCGCTGGGTAATCTCGTCGTAACCCGATTCTCCGACGGCGAGTTTGCCGTGTCCTACGAAGAATCCATCCGCGGACGCGATGTGTTTCTCGTGCAAAGCACCTTCCCCAACTCAGACAATCTCATGGAATTGCTCCTGATGGTCGATGCAGCCAAACGCGCCTCGGCCCGCAACATCATCGCCGTGATTCCCTATTTTGGCTGGGCTCGCCAAGACAGAAAAGACAAACCACGCGTGAGCATCGGTGCTAAACTCGTGGCCGACTTGCTCAGTACGGCCGGCATCAATCGGCTCATCACTATGGACCTGCATGCCGACCAGATACAAGGATTCTTTGACGTCCCCGTAGATCATCTTTATGCCTCGGGCGTCATCCTTCCCTATCTCCAGGCCTTGCAACTCAAAGACCTCGTCATCGCCTCTCCCGACGTGGGCGGCAGCAAACGCGCCAACACCTACGCCAAATACTTAGGCTGTCCGCTCGTACTTTGCAACAAAACACGCGCTCGCGCCAACGTCGTAGATAGTATGCAGATTATCGGAGACGTAAAAGGGAAGAACGTTGTTCTCGTAGACGACATGGTCGACACGGCCGGAACCATCGCCAAAGCCGCCGACGTGATGAAAGAAGCCGGAGCAGAAAGTGTGCGAGCCTGTGCCTCACACTGTGTTATGAGCGGTCCAGCGTCAGAGCGTGTGCAGAATTCGATGCTTGAAGAAATCGTCTTTACCGATTCGATTCCCTACACCAACCGCTGTTCAAAGGTGAAACAACTCTCCGTTGCCGACATGTTTGCCGAGACTATACGCCGTGTCGTGAGCAATGAAAGCATCTCTTCACAATATCTGATTTAA
- a CDS encoding thiamine phosphate synthase → MKLVIMTKSTFFVEEDKILATLFEEGMDRLHLYKPNSSALYSERLLSLIPDNFHERIVVHNHFQLGNEYHLAGIHLDSSSVQPPRKVKGKIGRTCEDLALLKEMKKNANYVFLRRIFPHPDNKNKSASFTCEELEKAAECGLIDKKVYALGGVDLDHIRQARDLGFGGVVVCSDLWNRFDIHNATDYRALISHFRQLQRATS, encoded by the coding sequence ATGAAGCTCGTTATCATGACAAAATCTACATTCTTTGTAGAAGAAGACAAAATACTCGCAACGCTCTTCGAAGAGGGGATGGACAGACTACATCTGTATAAACCCAACTCCTCGGCTCTCTATTCTGAAAGACTGCTCTCCCTGATTCCCGATAACTTTCACGAGAGAATCGTCGTGCACAACCATTTCCAATTGGGAAATGAATACCACCTGGCAGGAATCCACCTCGACAGTTCTTCCGTTCAGCCGCCACGAAAGGTAAAAGGCAAAATCGGACGCACCTGCGAAGATCTCGCCCTCTTGAAAGAAATGAAGAAAAATGCCAACTACGTTTTCCTCAGACGCATTTTCCCACATCCCGATAACAAAAACAAATCCGCCTCTTTCACCTGCGAAGAACTCGAAAAGGCCGCCGAATGCGGACTCATCGACAAAAAGGTATACGCCTTAGGTGGAGTCGACCTCGACCATATTCGGCAAGCCCGAGACTTAGGTTTTGGCGGCGTCGTCGTGTGCAGTGATCTCTGGAATCGCTTTGACATCCACAACGCCACCGACTACCGAGCCCTCATTTCCCACTTCCGTCAATTGCAACGGGCCACAAGCTGA
- the nspC gene encoding carboxynorspermidine decarboxylase has translation MKTDLNSFDGLTGPMYVLEETKLRRNLALIQSVAQQAGVEIILAFKAYALWKTFPIFREYIGATTASSLCEARLATDEFGALAHTFSPAYTDYEIEEIARHSSHLTFNSLSQYERLHARAREANPQLSFGLRINPEYSEVSTDLYNPCAPGSRFGVTAERMPAQLPTDIEGLHCHCHCESGADVFERTLKHIERRFGSWFASMKWINFGGGHLMTRADYDVNLLVRLLRDFCSRYPHLRVILEPGSAFAWQTGPLVAQVVDVVEDRGLRTAILNVSFTCHMPDCLEMPYQPRVRGAESLPLDATASGSPLYIYRLGGNSCLSGDFMGSWRFDHKLQPGENIIFEDMLHYTTVKTHLFNGISHPSIALLHADGQLELLRRYGYEDYRARMD, from the coding sequence ATGAAGACAGACTTGAATTCCTTTGATGGGCTTACGGGCCCGATGTATGTCTTGGAAGAGACGAAGTTGCGGCGTAATCTCGCGTTGATCCAAAGTGTAGCCCAGCAGGCCGGAGTAGAGATCATCCTGGCTTTTAAGGCGTATGCGTTATGGAAGACGTTCCCTATTTTTCGTGAATATATTGGGGCGACGACGGCCAGTTCGTTGTGCGAAGCCCGACTGGCGACGGATGAATTCGGAGCTCTGGCGCACACTTTTTCACCGGCCTATACCGATTACGAAATCGAGGAGATAGCCCGCCATTCAAGTCATCTCACCTTCAACTCGCTCTCCCAGTATGAACGTCTTCATGCCCGGGCCCGAGAGGCCAATCCCCAACTCTCGTTCGGACTGCGCATCAACCCTGAATACTCCGAGGTGAGCACCGACCTGTACAACCCCTGCGCTCCGGGCAGCCGATTCGGCGTGACGGCAGAACGCATGCCCGCGCAGCTACCCACCGACATCGAGGGGCTACATTGCCACTGCCATTGCGAGAGCGGAGCCGACGTCTTCGAGCGTACCCTGAAGCACATCGAGCGGCGGTTCGGCTCGTGGTTCGCGAGCATGAAGTGGATCAACTTCGGGGGGGGGCATCTCATGACGCGAGCGGATTACGACGTCAATCTCCTCGTTCGTCTTCTGCGCGACTTCTGTTCGCGCTATCCACATCTCCGGGTGATACTCGAGCCCGGCAGTGCCTTTGCCTGGCAGACGGGGCCCTTGGTAGCACAGGTGGTCGATGTGGTGGAAGATCGGGGCCTGCGCACGGCCATCCTCAACGTGAGCTTTACCTGCCACATGCCCGACTGTCTCGAGATGCCCTACCAACCCCGAGTGCGCGGTGCCGAGAGCCTACCGTTGGATGCCACTGCCTCTGGTTCACCTTTATATATATACAGACTGGGGGGGAACAGCTGTCTTTCGGGCGATTTTATGGGTTCGTGGCGTTTCGACCACAAGCTGCAGCCCGGCGAGAATATCATCTTTGAAGACATGCTGCACTACACCACCGTGAAAACTCATCTCTTCAACGGCATTTCCCATCCCTCAATTGCCCTCCTGCATGCCGACGGCCAGTTGGAGTTGCTTCGGCGATATGGCTACGAGGATTATCGCGCGCGGATGGATTGA
- a CDS encoding oligosaccharide flippase family protein, translating to MKKSNTTTSAYAHILTYTGLFGGVQGLTILLGMVRTKLVAILLGPAGVGLISLFNSTLTLLANATNLGLAMSAVRNLSEAYERGYRQSLLHAIGSLRQWTLLTALVGTLAGAALSTQLSRFAFGDEHHRLSFILLSPIVGLTALTASETAILKATRQLRSLARLSIRQLLLSLLLSVPLYYFFHQAAIVPSLLVVAVGQMLLTVSHSFRQYPPRWTWCRQLLAGGSGMVRLGLSFVLAGILGSGADLLVRSFLNTQASIEVVGLFNAGYMLTMAYASTIFTAMETDYFPRLSAVAHRQFTTNHTVNRQAEVSLLLVAPVLVAFLIGLPVLLPLLYSGRFLPVLGMVQVMVLAIYLRALYLPVEYLSLAKGDARSYLFLEAVYDLLLVGLIIVGFRWNGLLGTGIGITLASLINLTIVLVYTRRKYNFRLSGSVVRYALMQAPILAAAYLLTLTATSWTYWLVGLSLTALSTALSVNILRRKTSLWNSLTAKVYKKIKHA from the coding sequence ATGAAAAAATCAAACACCACAACCAGCGCATATGCACACATCCTCACCTATACAGGTCTCTTCGGAGGCGTGCAAGGGCTCACAATTCTCCTGGGAATGGTGCGCACCAAGCTGGTGGCTATCCTCCTGGGACCGGCCGGCGTGGGACTGATTTCACTGTTCAACTCCACCCTTACGCTCCTGGCCAATGCCACCAACTTAGGACTAGCCATGAGTGCCGTCCGCAACCTCTCCGAAGCCTATGAGCGGGGATATCGGCAGTCGTTGCTCCACGCCATCGGCAGTCTGCGACAATGGACCCTACTCACTGCCCTGGTGGGCACACTGGCAGGAGCAGCGCTCAGCACGCAGCTCAGTCGATTCGCCTTCGGAGACGAGCATCACCGCCTGTCTTTCATTCTGCTCTCCCCAATCGTAGGTCTCACTGCTCTCACGGCCAGCGAGACGGCCATCCTAAAAGCCACTCGGCAACTGCGCTCCCTGGCCCGGCTCTCCATCCGTCAGCTCCTACTCTCGCTACTGCTCTCCGTTCCGCTATACTACTTTTTCCACCAAGCCGCTATCGTGCCCTCACTACTCGTAGTGGCCGTAGGGCAGATGCTGCTCACGGTGAGCCACTCGTTCAGGCAATATCCCCCGCGGTGGACCTGGTGTAGACAACTCCTCGCCGGCGGAAGCGGGATGGTGCGCCTGGGTCTGTCCTTCGTTCTGGCCGGCATCCTGGGCAGCGGGGCCGACCTGTTGGTGCGCAGCTTTCTCAATACACAGGCCTCGATCGAGGTCGTGGGTCTCTTCAATGCCGGCTACATGCTGACGATGGCCTATGCCTCAACCATCTTTACGGCGATGGAAACCGATTACTTCCCTCGACTCTCGGCCGTGGCTCATCGCCAGTTCACCACCAACCACACCGTGAACCGACAGGCCGAGGTCTCACTCCTGCTCGTAGCTCCCGTGCTTGTGGCCTTCCTTATCGGCCTGCCCGTTCTCCTGCCGCTACTCTACAGCGGACGATTCCTACCCGTTCTCGGAATGGTGCAGGTGATGGTGCTGGCCATCTATCTGCGCGCCCTCTATCTGCCGGTGGAATATCTCTCGCTGGCCAAGGGCGACGCTCGCTCGTATCTCTTCCTCGAGGCTGTTTACGACCTGTTGTTAGTGGGGCTCATCATCGTGGGGTTCCGTTGGAATGGACTCCTGGGAACCGGTATCGGCATCACGTTGGCCTCGCTCATCAACCTGACCATCGTGCTCGTCTATACCCGCAGGAAATACAATTTTCGTCTGTCGGGCTCCGTCGTCCGATACGCGCTCATGCAGGCTCCCATTCTCGCCGCCGCCTATCTACTTACCCTCACAGCCACCTCGTGGACGTATTGGCTGGTAGGCCTCTCGCTCACTGCCCTGAGCACAGCCCTCTCCGTGAATATCCTGCGGAGAAAAACGTCGCTCTGGAACTCGCTCACAGCAAAAGTCTACAAGAAAATCAAACATGCCTAA
- a CDS encoding glycosyltransferase family 2 protein — MPKVSILVAIYNAETFLHQCLDSLLAQTLRDIQILCIDDASTDTSLEIARQYARRDPRVEVIALKQNSGQAHARNQGLKQATGTYICMLDSDDWMSSDALQLAVEKMETQAETDCVLFHLINVFPHPASNHAHLTNDHAQQREEEYPMQPFEKLSGQEAFLKSLTWDIHGLYLLKTHIHRQYPYDESAKAYSDDNTTRLHYLHSRQVSCCSGTYFYRQHPLSVTHRVSLRRFDYLKANDSMAAQLRNLHLSSTILSLYENVRWLNLIDTYLFYYQYRHKLSPQDRRYGLSEIKRVWQLIDTSQLARTHRLKFGYIPFRSSWLLFRLQEELYFSLRSLKDRISNIRFSIL; from the coding sequence ATGCCTAAAGTCTCCATCCTCGTCGCCATCTACAACGCCGAAACCTTCCTGCACCAATGTCTCGATTCGCTTCTGGCACAAACCCTGCGCGATATTCAAATCCTCTGCATCGACGATGCCTCTACCGATACTTCACTCGAAATCGCCCGGCAGTACGCTCGGCGTGATCCACGCGTGGAAGTGATTGCTCTGAAACAAAATAGCGGTCAGGCACACGCCCGGAACCAGGGCCTCAAACAAGCCACCGGAACATACATCTGCATGCTCGACAGCGACGACTGGATGAGCTCCGACGCTCTGCAACTGGCCGTCGAGAAGATGGAAACACAGGCGGAGACCGACTGTGTACTCTTCCATCTCATCAACGTCTTCCCTCATCCTGCCAGCAATCATGCTCATCTCACCAACGATCATGCCCAACAACGGGAAGAAGAATATCCCATGCAGCCCTTCGAGAAGCTCTCCGGACAGGAAGCCTTCCTCAAAAGTCTCACCTGGGACATCCACGGACTCTATCTCCTCAAAACCCACATCCACCGCCAATACCCCTACGATGAAAGCGCAAAAGCTTATAGCGACGATAACACCACTCGTCTACATTACCTGCACTCACGACAGGTGAGTTGTTGTTCCGGCACCTATTTTTACCGCCAACATCCCCTCTCGGTGACACACCGCGTGAGTCTGCGCCGCTTCGACTACCTCAAAGCCAACGACAGCATGGCCGCCCAACTGCGTAACTTGCACCTCTCGTCCACCATCCTCTCCCTCTACGAGAACGTGCGTTGGCTCAATCTCATCGACACCTATCTGTTCTATTACCAATACCGCCACAAGCTCTCGCCCCAAGACAGACGCTACGGTCTCTCAGAAATTAAACGCGTGTGGCAGCTCATCGACACCAGTCAGCTCGCCCGCACCCATCGCTTGAAGTTCGGTTACATACCCTTCCGCTCCTCCTGGCTCCTCTTCCGCTTGCAAGAAGAACTTTATTTCAGTTTGAGAAGCCTCAAAGACCGAATCTCTAATATCCGTTTCTCCATTCTTTGA
- a CDS encoding Cof-type HAD-IIB family hydrolase, giving the protein MIKALFFDIDGTLVSMASHQIPPSAVQAITQAKAMNCKVFIATGRPFGIINNIEPIEPLIDGYITASGAHCFVGDVVVYHHPLQKQEVEMVLADAREQDYSCVVVGEQDITTFNYKDNIDRIFRRKLDIGNIDYHLPLEQVLQQDILQITPFLNHRQERQLLSRLPHCIAARWHPEFADLTSDQADKGKGLEAIARYIGVDLSECAAFGDGGNDMSLIKTAGMGVAMGNAGNELKQMANFVTTDIDADGIRNALLQLQIIS; this is encoded by the coding sequence ATGATAAAAGCTTTATTTTTCGACATCGATGGGACGCTCGTCAGTATGGCGTCACATCAGATTCCGCCGTCGGCAGTTCAGGCCATTACACAGGCTAAAGCCATGAATTGCAAAGTGTTTATTGCTACAGGTAGGCCGTTTGGTATTATTAATAACATCGAACCTATCGAGCCTCTTATTGACGGTTACATCACAGCCAGCGGTGCCCATTGCTTCGTGGGCGATGTCGTTGTTTATCATCATCCGCTCCAGAAGCAAGAGGTGGAAATGGTTTTGGCGGATGCCCGGGAGCAGGACTATTCGTGCGTGGTGGTGGGCGAGCAGGATATTACCACCTTTAATTATAAGGATAATATCGATCGGATCTTCAGACGCAAACTCGATATTGGTAATATTGACTATCATCTGCCACTGGAGCAGGTGCTGCAGCAGGATATTCTGCAAATCACTCCTTTTCTGAACCATCGGCAGGAACGACAACTCCTATCTCGACTGCCTCATTGCATCGCTGCACGCTGGCATCCCGAGTTTGCCGACCTTACTTCCGACCAGGCAGATAAGGGCAAAGGGCTTGAGGCTATTGCCCGATATATCGGCGTAGACCTTTCTGAATGCGCGGCCTTTGGAGATGGTGGAAACGATATGAGTTTGATCAAGACGGCTGGAATGGGTGTGGCGATGGGCAATGCCGGCAACGAACTCAAACAAATGGCCAACTTTGTGACGACCGATATCGATGCAGACGGTATTCGAAATGCGTTGCTTCAGCTGCAAATCATCTCCTAA
- a CDS encoding DUF3256 family protein, producing the protein MRKTFLLLFMLVVSATMTARSMRSLWISMPPSVIPYLDKSKRLEMLDLIDIKAIAEVSNALGEPCRIDTLTGSFLSVQLSDVSSLQMKLLPTSERDTILCLVQSYAAPAVDSRISFYSLDWKELPVPQPDLSLLIVRPDTMTAEEFTACKKLLDPLLVSFSLSAERNELTATLSPTLLSKEERDRIEPIIMQRKYKWNGLTFN; encoded by the coding sequence ATGAGAAAAACCTTTCTTCTCTTATTTATGTTGGTCGTTTCGGCCACAATGACAGCTCGCAGTATGCGCAGTCTTTGGATTTCCATGCCTCCATCCGTCATCCCCTATTTAGATAAGAGCAAGCGTTTGGAGATGCTCGACCTGATAGACATAAAGGCTATAGCCGAGGTGTCGAACGCTTTGGGCGAACCTTGTAGGATCGATACGCTCACAGGCAGTTTTCTCTCTGTTCAATTGAGCGATGTTTCTTCCTTGCAGATGAAGCTCTTGCCTACGTCAGAGAGAGACACGATTCTCTGTCTGGTGCAGTCTTATGCAGCACCGGCTGTTGATAGCCGCATCTCATTCTACAGTTTAGACTGGAAAGAATTGCCTGTACCGCAGCCGGATCTCAGTCTGTTGATCGTCCGTCCGGACACGATGACCGCAGAAGAATTTACGGCATGCAAGAAACTCTTAGATCCGCTTTTGGTGTCGTTCTCTTTGTCGGCAGAAAGAAATGAACTTACGGCAACACTTTCACCCACTCTTCTCAGTAAGGAAGAGCGAGACCGGATAGAACCGATCATTATGCAAAGGAAATATAAATGGAATGGACTCACATTTAATTAA